One window from the genome of Palaemon carinicauda isolate YSFRI2023 chromosome 24, ASM3689809v2, whole genome shotgun sequence encodes:
- the LOC137618395 gene encoding uncharacterized protein has translation MALPTFTCKSKTETFRALLDSGCQGNFITSELATGLDCEVICDGISVEVNGFNASRKYKTKLVAVDLDIGDKNYKVQAVCVPNIGIDILVPNLSKLAQAFKKKGYVIADNQLLNCDRISNGKFVLGTSSAHCLLTTAKLFGDINPLVYLDSPVGILFMGEASKAFKVVDEIPTLKNEVQFRLASFLCVQPRECVLDEWQDNVNDKDSNFIIKVNKQSNKVLNAIADRALDEKVKEVLNYENISYEEDSELNNELVKNTLSNIRINDEGRLTMTLMWNQRTSHLLGQNLNMSRGILASNFKKLKRNPEHLSMVDDVIQEQIEMGIIERIPNVEKFLEKHPEASFLAHMPIFRPDKETTKCRVVFMSNLGESVDGRPLTVTHNQAMHLGPNLNQKLSTAFMNLRFGSKLLCYDIKKAFNQVALTEEDQSKLLFFWYRNVSKHDFTLVAYKNIRLSFGLRCSPTILMLSLYYILVVDDCDPNLTDVKRLLYQLLYMDNGAYTCTSGEKLNEVYKVLPSIFEKYKFPLQQFVTNDPSLQEVIDREGSGQTPHEVKLLGLQWSRDSDQIYTLSVRLDPNANTKRCVLKTIASNFDIFHFNGPILNRARIFLHNLQTNKLDWDEILDGEQLKEWKCIVNQANSSPPIKFDRFVGERDSEYILECYVDASTEIYGIVIYIREVESCKRSFLIAKNKSVPSLELQALVLGCEVLKSVYDELTGQFCLSKINITDLQLFSDSLVVLHWLHSSAVKLDKVNKRTVFVNNRLERIQRICEKIPILFNYIAGINNPADCITRPVSRKVLFRTNYCCGPNYEQFEETKVQEEVLRFRLPSGPVQEFGVSVNQAAENLVTDHLVPVDRFSNLTKLVKVHAKVLMVVNKWKTALSRNSSVISSLEIKPPDFNYYELALQQIISKEQKLRFPEVVEFFQRKQCPKKDIPDLVSQLNIYPDRNNVLRVHGKFDRPNSHRVFFPVLLPKDSLLTSLIVRDAHVKLGHVGYYGVLNLLRKHYYIPHIFSVVKKSVSSCITCKRYNQRPVRLNQSPYRLFRLEPSDTPFGYLYLDYCGPFNCKLSDGRRKVWILCFSCMYTRAINLQVCYDISVSEFLRAFMIHVFEFGLPQLVISDLGTQIVAAGNKITNFLNDPQTDEYFKENGINKIKFESYFKGCSSLGSLVETSVKMTKQMINKSIGTNILELRDFEFLIFQVRSLVNKRPIAFKESLRDQDLHTLSPITPEMLLRGYEIVTVNLIPELQPLPELDEYSDHTSPSNLVKDKYTKIRKVRHRLFDLYQSEFMSTLLNQAIDTKDRYKPCKHDKIGVGDIVLIKDANVKPVNFPMGIVKQIITNNEGETTGAVVLKGRTAELTKRHVSCLIPLLLFENSSEDKDLAGDLPKISTELSVRPKSTRKAALESIKKTKDILSED, from the coding sequence ATGGctttacctacatttacatgtaaatCAAAAACTGAAACCTTTAGAGCCTTACTGGACAGCGGTTGTCAAGGGAATTTTATTACATCTGAACTTGCCACAGGACTTGACTGTGAGGTTATTTGTGATGGTATCAGCGTGGAAGTAAATGGATTTAATGCttctagaaaatataaaacaaaattagtggCTGTTGATTTAGATATTGGGGATAAGAATTATAAAGTTCAGGCTGTTTGCGTACCTAATATTGGAATTGACATTTTAGTCCCCAACTTATCAAAACTTGCTCAAGCATTTAAAAAGAAAGGATATGTCATTGCAGATAATCAACTTTTGAACTGTGATAGGATATCTAATGGGAAATTTGTGTTGGGAACCAGTTCAGCTCATTGTTTGTTGACCACAGCTAAATTGTTTGGTGATATCAATCCTTTAGTTTACTTAGATTCTCCTGtaggaatattgtttatgggagaaGCCAGTAAGGCATTTAAGGTTGTTGATGAAATTCCTACTTTGAAGAATGAGGTTCAATTTAGACTTGCCAGTTTCTTATGTGTTCAGCCTAGGGAATGCGTATTAGATGAATGGCAAGATAATGTAAATGACAAGGattctaattttattataaaggttaataaacaGTCCAATAAGGTCTTAAATGCAATAGCCGATCGAGCTCTAGATGAAAAAGTGAAGGAAGttctcaattatgaaaatatatcttatgagGAAGATTCGGAGTTAAATAACGAATTGGTTAAGAATACCTtgtctaatattagaataaatgatgaGGGTCGCCTAACCATGACATTAATGTGGAACCAGAGGACATCTCATTTGTTGGGGCAAAACCTCAATATGAGTAGGGGAATACTAGCTTCTAATTTTAAGAAGTTGAAAAGAAACCCTGAACACCTAAGTATGGTTGATGATGTTATTCAAGAACAAATAGAAATGGGCATAATTGAAAGAATTCCAAATGTGGAAAAATTCCTTGAAAAGCATCCTGAGGCTAGCTTCCTAGCTCACATGCCAATCTTTAGACCTGATAAGGAAACCACAAAGTGTCGAGTTGTGTTCATGTCAAACTTAGGTGAAAGTGTAGACGGTAGACCTCTGACAGTTACTCACAATCAAGCCATGCACCTTGGTCCTAATTTGAATCAAAAGTTGAGTACTGCATTTATGAATTTAAGGTTTGGCTCTAAGTTGCTCTGTTATGACATCAAAAAGGCCTTTAATCAGGTTGCCTTAACTGAGGAAGATCAAAGCAAGTTGCTATTTTTTTGGTATAGAAATGTGTCTAAACATGACTTTACATTGGTAGCATAtaagaatataagattaagttttggACTACGTTGTAGTCCAACGATACTGATGttgtcattatattatatattagttgTTGATGATTGTGATCCTAATTTGACTGATGTTAAGAGGCTTTTGTATCAGTTGTTGTATATGGACAATGGAGCATATACTTGTACTTCAGGGGAAAAGTTGAATGAAGTTTACAAAGTTTTGCCTTccatttttgagaaatataaatttcccttgcaacaGTTTGTTACAAATGATCCCTCATTACAAGAAGTTATTGACAGGGAAGGATCCGGTCAAACTCCTCATGAGGTAAAGCTGTTGGGTCTTCAATGGTCAAGGGATTCTGATCAGATTTATACATTGTCTGTAAGGTTAGATCCTAATGCTAATACGAAAAGGTGTGTGTTAAAAACTATTGCTTCCAATTTCGACATCTTTCATTTCAATGGCccaattttgaacagagccaggatTTTTTTGCACAATTTGCAAACTAATAAATTGGACTGGGATGAAATCCTTGATGGAGAACaacttaaggaatggaaatgtattgTAAATCAGGCAAATTCTTCACCACCCATTAAATTTGATCGTTTTGTTGGTGAAAGGGATTCTGAGTACATATTAGAATGTTATGTTGATGCAAGTACTGAGATATAtggaattgttatttatattagagAGGTTGAGTCATGCAAGCGGAGTTTTCTTATAGCTAAGAATAAGTCTGTGCCCTCTCTAGAGCTTCAAGCACTGGTTTTGGGTTGTGAAGTGCTAAAGTCTGTTTATGATGAACTTACTGGGCAGTTTTGTTTATCTAAGATCAATATTACCGATTTGCAACTGTTTTCAGATAGCCTTGTCGTTCTTCATTGGCTGCATTCTAGTGCTGTCAAAttggataaagtaaataaaagaactgTATTTGTTAATAATAGGCTCGAACGAATACAGAGGATATGTGAGAAGATTCCAATATTGTTTAACTATATTGCAGGTATCAACAATCCTGCAGATTGTATTACTCGTCCGGTTTCCAGGAAGGTCTTGTTCCGTACTAACTATTGTTGTGGTCCAAATTATGAGCAGTTTGAAGAAACAAAGGTTCAGGAAGAGGTATTAAGGTTCAGATTACCTAGCGGGCCGGTTCAAGAATTTGGCGTTTCTGTTAACCAAGCAGCAGAAAACCTAGTAACAGATCATTTGGTTCCTGTGGATAGATTTTCTAACTTGACTAAACTAGTAAAAGTACATGCTAAAGTTTTAATGGTAGTGAATAAGTGGAAAACTGCCCTTTCTAGAAATAGTTCAGTTATTTCATCTTTGGAAATAAAGCCCCCAGATTTTAATTATTATGAACTGGCATTGCAACAAATTATAAGCAAAGAGCAAAAGCTTAGATTTCCAGAAGTTGTAGAGTTTTTTCAAAGAAAGCAGTGTCCTAAAAAGGATATCCCTGACCTAGTTTCTCAGCTGAATATCTACCCTGACAGGAATAATGTTTTGAGAGTACATGGGAAATTTGATAGACCTAATTCTCATAGGGTGTTCTTCCCAGTGTTACTACCTAAAGATAGTTTATTAACTTCATTGATTGTTAGGGATGCCCACGTAAAGCTAGGACATGTAGGATATTATGGGGTACTGAATTTATTGAGAAAACATTATTACATACCACACATATTTTCTGTTGTAAAGAAGTCTGTTAGCTCTTGCATTACTTGTAAAAGATACAATCAAAGACCTGTACGACTGAATCAGTCTCCATACAGATTATTTAGATTGGAACCCTCTGATACTCCTTTTGGTTATCTATATTTGGATTATTGCGGGCCTTTTAATTGCAAACTGTCAGATGGTCGTAGGAAGGTTTGGATATTGTGTTTTTCTTGTATGTACACTAGAGCCATTAATTTGCAGGTATGTTATGATATTTCCGTATCAGAATTTTTAAGGGCATTTATGATACATGTATTTGAGTTTGGATTACCCCAGTTAGTTATTAGTGATTTGGGGACTCAAATTGTAGCAGCTGGAAATAAAATAACTAATTTTCTTAACGATCCGCAAACGGATGAGTATTTCAAGGAGAATGGCATTAATAAGATTAAGTTTGAGAGTTACTTTAAAGGGTGTAGTTCCCTTGGCTCTCTTGTTGAAACTTCAgtaaaaatgacaaaacaaatgataaataagaGCATCGGGACTAATATTCTTGAAttgagagattttgaatttttgatATTTCAAGTTAGAAGTTTGGTTAATAAGAGACCCATTGCATTTAAGGAATCTTTGAGAGATCAGGACCTTCATACACTAAGTCCCATAACCCCAGAGATGCTGCTTAGAGGCTATGAGATTGTGACTGTCAATTTGATCCCAGAATTACAACCCTTGCCTGAGTTGGATGAATATTCAGACCATACGTCCCCGTCTAATTTGGTGAAGGATAAATATACCAAAATTAGGAAAGTTAGGCATAGACTGTTTGACTTATATCAGAGTGAGTTTATGTCTACTTTGTTGAATCAGGCAATAGACACCAAAGACAGATATAAACCCTGCAAGCATGATAAAATAGGTGTTGGTGATATAGTGCTTATAAAAGATGCTAATGTTAAGCCTGTAAACTTTCCAATGGGAATTGTTAAGCAGATAATCACCAATAATGAAGGAGAGACAACTGGTGCAGTTGTCCTGAAGGGTAGAACAGCAGAATTAACTAAAAGACATGTGAGTTGCCTGATacctttattgttatttgaaaattcTTCTGAAGATAAAGACTTAGCAGGTGACCTTCCTAAGATTAGCACTGAATTATCAGTTAGACCCAAAAGTACTAGGAAGGCTGCTTTGGAATCTATCAAAAAGACCAAAGACATTTTGTCTGAGGATTGA